A stretch of Gymnodinialimonas phycosphaerae DNA encodes these proteins:
- the uppS gene encoding polyprenyl diphosphate synthase produces the protein MPDDSKSPNHVAIIMDGNGRWAQMRHRPRLVGHHAGAKRVREIVRAAPDHGVKYLTIFAFSTENWKRTQTEVAGLMKLFKRYIRREAQNLLEEGVRVRFIGDRVRLEPALVDLMDGLELLTADNDHVHLTIALNYGGRDEVARAAKRMAYDVAMGKLNPRDVCDETFPKYLDTHVLPDPDLVIRTSGEARISNFLLWQSAYSEYEFIDTLWPDFTADVFAKVVSRYGARDRRFGAVKA, from the coding sequence ATGCCCGACGACAGCAAGTCTCCCAACCACGTCGCCATCATCATGGACGGTAACGGGCGTTGGGCTCAGATGCGGCACCGGCCTCGGCTGGTGGGACACCATGCGGGCGCCAAGCGGGTGCGCGAAATCGTGCGGGCCGCGCCCGATCACGGGGTGAAATACCTGACGATCTTCGCCTTCTCGACCGAGAACTGGAAGCGCACGCAGACCGAAGTCGCGGGCTTGATGAAGCTGTTCAAGCGCTACATCCGACGCGAGGCGCAGAACCTGCTGGAAGAGGGCGTGCGCGTCCGCTTCATCGGTGATCGTGTCAGGCTGGAGCCTGCGCTGGTGGATCTGATGGACGGGTTGGAGTTGCTGACCGCCGACAATGACCACGTGCATCTGACGATCGCACTGAACTACGGTGGCCGCGACGAGGTGGCGCGCGCGGCCAAGCGCATGGCCTATGACGTGGCCATGGGCAAGCTAAACCCCCGCGATGTCTGCGACGAGACCTTCCCGAAATACCTCGACACCCATGTGTTGCCGGACCCTGACCTGGTGATCCGCACCAGCGGAGAGGCCCGGATTTCCAACTTCCTGCTCTGGCAATCGGCCTATTCGGAGTATGAGTTCATCGACACGCTCTGGCCTGATTTCACGGCGGACGTCTTTGCCAAGGTCGTGAGCCGCTACGGCGCCCGTGACCGCCGCTTTGGCGCCGTGAAGGCCTGA
- the lpxA gene encoding acyl-ACP--UDP-N-acetylglucosamine O-acyltransferase, whose translation MGIHASANVHPSAVIEDGAVIGANCQIGPFCVVGPEVTLGAGVVLKSHAIVTGWTDIGDDCQIFPFSSIGEIPQDKKFGGERTRLIVGARNRIREGVTMNTGTEGGGGITRVGDDGLFLANAHVAHDCQVGDRVIMVNSSALAGHCIVGDDVIIGGLSGVHQFVRVGRGAIIGAVSMVTNDVIPYGLVQGPRGRLDGLNLVGLKRKGVAKADITALRAALQALKQGEGASFQERARRLGESDEIDSEYVNEIVDFVMGDSDRSFLTPE comes from the coding sequence ATGGGCATCCACGCCTCGGCCAATGTCCACCCGTCTGCGGTGATCGAGGACGGCGCGGTAATCGGTGCAAATTGCCAGATCGGCCCGTTCTGCGTCGTCGGCCCCGAGGTCACGCTGGGGGCGGGCGTAGTGCTGAAATCCCACGCCATCGTCACCGGCTGGACCGACATCGGCGACGACTGCCAGATCTTCCCGTTCTCCTCCATCGGTGAAATCCCGCAGGACAAGAAGTTCGGCGGCGAACGCACCCGTCTGATCGTGGGCGCGCGGAACCGCATCCGGGAAGGCGTGACGATGAACACCGGGACCGAGGGGGGCGGTGGCATCACCCGCGTCGGTGATGACGGTCTGTTTCTTGCCAATGCCCATGTCGCCCACGACTGCCAGGTCGGCGACCGGGTGATCATGGTCAATTCCTCCGCGCTGGCGGGGCACTGCATCGTCGGCGATGACGTGATCATCGGCGGCCTTTCGGGCGTGCATCAGTTCGTGCGCGTGGGACGCGGGGCGATCATCGGGGCCGTTTCCATGGTCACGAATGATGTCATTCCTTACGGTCTGGTCCAAGGCCCGCGCGGGCGGTTGGACGGTTTGAACCTGGTGGGGCTCAAGCGCAAGGGCGTGGCCAAAGCCGACATCACCGCCCTGCGCGCGGCGCTTCAGGCGCTGAAACAGGGCGAAGGCGCCAGCTTTCAGGAACGCGCCCGCCGCCTCGGGGAAAGTGATGAGATCGACAGCGAATACGTGAACGAGATCGTCGATTTCGTCATGGGCGACAGCGACCGTTCCTTCCTGACGCCGGAGTAG
- a CDS encoding LpxI family protein, protein MRAILAGKGALPGLLLQAGPAEVVGFNGVPVEVPTTIDARFEQLGTLFEALRDKGVTEVCLAGAMSRPPLDPVAFDPFTASKMPVLMAAMGQGDDALLRAVIGVIEEAGFTVISAHTLRPDLVAPAGVVAGEVMRGSDAARARAVLDALGPLDVGQGVVVAKGQVIGVETLQGTDAMLAFVAQTVPGSGGVLVKRPKPGQDLRVDMPAIGPDTIRNAAKAGLAGIEIAAGNVLLLDREAILTACAQTGLNLWAGP, encoded by the coding sequence ATGCGGGCGATCCTTGCAGGCAAGGGGGCGTTGCCGGGGCTGCTGTTGCAGGCCGGACCCGCCGAGGTCGTCGGTTTCAACGGCGTCCCTGTCGAGGTCCCGACGACCATCGATGCACGTTTCGAGCAATTGGGCACCCTCTTCGAGGCCCTGCGCGACAAGGGCGTGACCGAGGTCTGCCTGGCCGGTGCCATGTCCCGCCCGCCGCTGGACCCCGTCGCCTTCGATCCTTTCACCGCGTCAAAGATGCCGGTGCTCATGGCCGCGATGGGGCAGGGCGACGATGCGTTGCTGCGCGCCGTGATCGGGGTCATCGAAGAAGCCGGGTTCACTGTCATTTCCGCCCATACCCTCCGCCCCGATCTGGTCGCCCCCGCAGGTGTTGTCGCCGGAGAGGTGATGCGCGGGTCCGATGCCGCCCGCGCCCGTGCCGTGCTCGATGCGCTGGGGCCATTGGATGTGGGGCAAGGGGTCGTGGTGGCGAAGGGCCAAGTCATCGGGGTAGAGACCTTGCAGGGCACCGACGCGATGTTGGCCTTCGTGGCGCAAACTGTGCCCGGATCGGGCGGCGTGCTGGTGAAGCGGCCGAAACCGGGACAGGATCTGCGGGTGGACATGCCCGCGATTGGCCCCGACACGATCCGCAACGCCGCAAAAGCGGGCCTTGCCGGGATCGAGATCGCGGCAGGCAATGTTCTGCTGCTGGATCGCGAGGCGATCCTGACCGCCTGCGCGCAAACGGGCCTTAACCTTTGGGCGGGCCCTTGA
- the dxr gene encoding 1-deoxy-D-xylulose-5-phosphate reductoisomerase: MTRPSAKRRVSIFGATGSIGQNTIDLIARDLEAYEVVALTGARNIAQLAADARRLSARIAVTAEEGLLPELRAALEGSGVQAAAGEAALLEAADMPADWIMSAIVGAAGLAPGFRALRHGTTLALANKESLVTAGPLLMAEARKYGATILPVDSEHSAVFQALVGEDMATVERIIITASGGGLRDWPESALATATPADAGAHPNWDMGQRITIDSASMFNKAMELIETKEFFGVPAAMIEAVVHPQSLIHALVGFNDGALMAHLGPPDMRHAIGYALHHPDRTHLPVARLDLAQIATLEFHAPSPTRYPALQIAREVMETGGKSGCVFNAAKEIALDGFLAGQIGFMDMSGIVSATLDAMSSDNSLSIAPVGLEDVLQTDQIARDMALDQIRSRIEQPKA; the protein is encoded by the coding sequence ATGACCCGCCCTTCCGCAAAGCGCCGCGTCAGCATCTTCGGGGCCACGGGCTCCATCGGTCAGAACACCATCGATTTGATCGCCCGCGACCTAGAGGCCTATGAAGTCGTGGCGCTGACCGGGGCGCGCAACATCGCGCAGCTTGCCGCAGATGCGAGGAGGCTTTCGGCGAGGATCGCCGTAACAGCCGAGGAGGGGCTGCTGCCCGAGTTGCGCGCCGCCCTGGAGGGATCGGGCGTTCAGGCCGCCGCCGGGGAGGCCGCGCTGCTGGAGGCCGCCGACATGCCCGCCGACTGGATCATGTCCGCGATTGTGGGCGCGGCGGGCCTTGCGCCGGGTTTTCGCGCGCTGCGCCATGGCACGACGCTGGCGCTGGCCAACAAGGAAAGCCTTGTTACGGCGGGCCCCTTGCTGATGGCAGAGGCGCGCAAGTACGGCGCCACGATCCTGCCCGTGGATTCTGAGCATTCTGCCGTTTTCCAGGCGTTGGTGGGCGAGGATATGGCGACGGTCGAGCGGATCATCATCACCGCCTCGGGCGGCGGATTGCGCGACTGGCCCGAAAGCGCGTTGGCCACGGCCACGCCCGCCGATGCGGGCGCGCACCCCAACTGGGACATGGGCCAGCGGATCACTATCGATAGCGCATCCATGTTCAACAAGGCCATGGAGTTGATTGAAACCAAAGAGTTTTTCGGCGTCCCCGCCGCGATGATCGAGGCCGTGGTGCACCCGCAATCCCTGATCCATGCCCTGGTCGGTTTCAACGATGGCGCGCTTATGGCGCATCTCGGCCCGCCGGACATGCGCCACGCCATCGGCTACGCGCTGCACCATCCCGACCGCACGCATCTGCCCGTGGCGCGGCTGGACCTGGCGCAGATCGCGACGCTGGAATTCCACGCCCCGTCCCCCACCCGCTATCCCGCGCTGCAAATCGCGCGCGAGGTGATGGAAACGGGCGGAAAAAGCGGCTGTGTCTTCAACGCGGCCAAGGAAATCGCGCTGGACGGGTTTCTGGCGGGTCAGATCGGCTTCATGGACATGTCGGGTATCGTCTCGGCCACGCTTGACGCTATGTCGTCAGACAACAGCCTTTCAATTGCCCCAGTCGGCCTTGAAGACGTGCTGCAAACCGACCAGATCGCCAGAGACATGGCCCTAGATCAGATCAGGTCCCGGATCGAGCAACCCAAGGCCTGA
- a CDS encoding OmpH family outer membrane protein, with translation MARLLTLMHAAAFTLAAFAYGPADAQPVALSGAAILVLNQDRLLTQTEFGQRIQSELDAASQALAAENREIEAQLTEEELDLTERRPTMPTEEFRALADEFDTRVVAIRAAQDAKTRDLQAQAEAAQQRFFEETVPVLLEIVQARGASVLLDSRTVLLSAGSVDITDAAIVAIDEALGPGGDAPLISLPGLTQP, from the coding sequence ATGGCACGTCTCCTGACACTTATGCACGCCGCCGCGTTCACGCTGGCGGCGTTTGCCTATGGCCCGGCCGACGCCCAACCGGTTGCGCTGTCGGGCGCGGCGATCCTAGTGCTCAACCAGGACCGTCTGCTGACCCAAACCGAGTTTGGGCAACGCATACAGTCGGAACTGGATGCCGCCTCGCAGGCGCTGGCCGCCGAGAACCGCGAGATCGAGGCGCAACTGACCGAGGAAGAGCTGGACCTGACCGAGCGCAGGCCCACCATGCCCACCGAAGAGTTCCGCGCCCTGGCCGATGAATTCGACACCCGTGTCGTGGCGATCCGCGCCGCCCAGGATGCCAAGACCCGCGATCTGCAAGCCCAGGCCGAAGCTGCGCAACAGCGTTTTTTCGAAGAAACCGTTCCCGTCCTTCTGGAGATCGTGCAGGCGCGCGGCGCCTCGGTACTGCTCGACAGCCGCACGGTGCTGTTATCGGCCGGGTCCGTCGATATTACCGATGCCGCCATCGTCGCGATCGACGAGGCGTTGGGCCCCGGGGGCGACGCGCCACTGATCTCATTGCCGGGCCTCACGCAGCCCTGA
- the lpxB gene encoding lipid-A-disaccharide synthase has translation MKLFLVAGEPSGDRLGGALLQGFKDIGAPVTPLGVGGPMMAAYGLSSLFPYEDLAVMGLAEVLPKYRHLKRRIAQTARAVAASGAEALITIDSPDFGLRVAKLARAANPGLKTIHYVAPSVWAWRPGRAARMARAIDHVLALLPFEPPYMEAAGMTCDFVGHPVVSEPLASEAEIASFRTAHGLTDAKVLLVLPGSRRSEVTRLAPIFGAALDGIDARLVLPTLPHVRETVAALTASWPVQPSLIDASDAVEKRAAFACADAALAASGTVSLELAANATPMVIAYDMNWLTRAIMKRMIRIDTVTLVNLVSETRVVPEFLAENCTPDAIRAGVAAVLQGDDRQTAAMALTMERLGRGGEAPGIRAARSILDAVNR, from the coding sequence TTGAAGCTGTTTCTGGTCGCCGGAGAGCCCTCGGGCGACCGCTTGGGCGGCGCGTTGTTGCAGGGCTTCAAGGACATCGGCGCGCCGGTCACGCCCCTGGGCGTCGGCGGCCCGATGATGGCGGCCTATGGCCTTTCATCGTTGTTCCCCTACGAAGATCTTGCGGTGATGGGCCTTGCCGAGGTCCTGCCGAAATACCGCCACCTCAAGCGCCGTATCGCCCAGACCGCCCGGGCCGTTGCGGCCTCGGGCGCCGAGGCGCTGATCACCATCGACAGTCCCGACTTCGGCCTGCGGGTCGCGAAACTTGCCCGTGCCGCCAATCCCGGCCTCAAGACGATCCACTATGTCGCCCCCTCGGTCTGGGCGTGGCGGCCGGGGCGCGCGGCAAGGATGGCGCGGGCCATCGACCACGTTCTGGCGCTGCTGCCGTTCGAGCCGCCCTATATGGAAGCGGCGGGGATGACGTGTGATTTCGTGGGCCACCCGGTGGTGTCCGAGCCCCTGGCGAGCGAGGCGGAGATTGCCAGCTTTCGCACCGCCCATGGCCTGACCGACGCGAAGGTGCTGCTGGTCCTGCCCGGATCGCGCAGGTCCGAAGTCACCCGCCTCGCGCCGATCTTCGGCGCGGCGCTTGACGGCATTGACGCCCGTCTGGTCCTGCCGACCCTGCCGCATGTCCGCGAAACCGTGGCTGCGCTGACCGCCTCCTGGCCGGTTCAGCCGAGCTTGATCGACGCCTCGGATGCCGTTGAGAAGCGCGCCGCTTTCGCCTGCGCTGATGCCGCGCTTGCGGCCTCGGGCACCGTGTCGCTGGAACTGGCCGCGAACGCCACGCCCATGGTGATCGCCTACGATATGAACTGGCTGACCCGCGCGATCATGAAGCGCATGATCCGCATTGATACGGTCACGCTGGTCAACCTGGTGTCCGAGACCCGTGTGGTGCCGGAATTCCTGGCCGAAAACTGCACGCCCGACGCGATCCGCGCCGGGGTCGCGGCGGTCTTGCAGGGCGATGACCGCCAGACCGCGGCGATGGCGCTGACGATGGAGCGTCTTGGCAGGGGCGGTGAGGCGCCGGGCATACGGGCCGCCCGGTCAATCCTTGACGCTGTTAACCGGTGA
- a CDS encoding phosphatidate cytidylyltransferase: MAAGPKPQLGLKFADLMPRIASAVALLTVAGLGLWLGGIVLAVLLSIFGAVMVWEYFRLIIRLSRPVAIGCTVLSSALLALSLILEHMLVAPTDGVLAVSSVAAAVMALCMIVTAIPVHKSRLETLFGAMIPLATFLFFYLHQSVPMVMWVVVAVVISTDVSGYFFGKLIGGPKFWPSLSPNKTWSGTASGWVMAAVIAVAVSVTGPTSSMVVAVVFLIAVAFAAQLSDIAESALKRRAGVKDSSNLLPGHGGALDRFDGMLGAFTVAGLMFVFAGYAVVP; this comes from the coding sequence ATGGCGGCTGGACCGAAACCGCAACTGGGCCTGAAATTCGCGGATCTTATGCCCCGGATCGCCTCGGCCGTCGCGCTGCTGACGGTGGCGGGCCTTGGGCTTTGGTTGGGGGGCATCGTTCTTGCGGTGCTGCTGTCGATCTTCGGGGCCGTGATGGTCTGGGAATACTTCCGTCTGATCATTCGCCTGTCGCGCCCCGTGGCGATCGGCTGCACGGTCCTCAGCTCGGCGCTTCTGGCGCTGTCGTTGATCCTGGAGCACATGCTGGTTGCGCCCACCGACGGTGTCCTTGCGGTCTCGTCCGTGGCCGCCGCAGTGATGGCGCTATGCATGATCGTCACCGCGATCCCGGTGCACAAAAGCCGTCTGGAGACGCTTTTCGGCGCGATGATCCCGCTGGCGACGTTCCTGTTCTTCTACCTTCACCAATCGGTGCCCATGGTGATGTGGGTCGTGGTGGCGGTGGTGATCTCGACCGACGTATCGGGTTATTTCTTCGGCAAGCTGATCGGCGGGCCGAAGTTCTGGCCCTCGCTCAGCCCCAACAAGACATGGTCTGGCACGGCATCGGGGTGGGTCATGGCGGCGGTGATCGCGGTGGCGGTGAGCGTGACGGGGCCGACGTCCTCCATGGTGGTCGCGGTGGTCTTCCTGATCGCCGTGGCGTTTGCCGCACAACTCTCGGATATCGCGGAATCGGCCCTTAAGCGCAGGGCCGGGGTCAAGGACAGCTCCAACCTGCTGCCCGGCCACGGCGGCGCGCTGGACCGCTTCGACGGCATGTTGGGTGCGTTCACCGTGGCAGGCCTGATGTTTGTGTTCGCGGGCTACGCGGTGGTGCCATGA
- the rseP gene encoding RIP metalloprotease RseP yields MEFLPAFGNIGFTLLAFVAALSIIVAIHEYGHYIVGRWSGIHAEVFSIGFGPVLWSAVDKHGTRWQLAALPFGGYVRFLGDANAASAGADGEAMSEMDAKERRRSMPGAPLWARAATVAAGPIFNFILSIAIFAGVVLVGGRAADDAIVGGLVPVPEDVLVLEQGDLITAIEGQPVAALADVYELGRSLDPQRSLTYDIVRDGDAMQVQAAFPLLPIVGSVAPQSAAIAAGIAEGDVIMSVDGAPIYGFSQLRAAVDASEGAELDLIVWRAGEMLELTLAPRSTDLPTDEGFETRWLIGITGGLIFEPEIRSVGAWEAVTFGAKQTWFIIESSLSGLSHIISGAISTCNLQGPLGIAETSGAAASQGLDNFIWFIAVLSTAVGLLNLFPIPVLDGGHLVFHAYEAVSGKPPSDKVLRLFMTVGLTLLLSLMLFALSNDIFCP; encoded by the coding sequence ATGGAATTCCTCCCGGCCTTCGGCAATATCGGCTTCACGCTTCTGGCCTTTGTCGCCGCCCTGTCGATCATCGTGGCGATCCATGAATATGGCCACTACATCGTGGGCCGGTGGTCGGGCATCCATGCGGAGGTTTTCTCTATCGGGTTCGGCCCGGTGCTGTGGTCGGCGGTCGACAAACACGGGACGCGCTGGCAGTTGGCGGCGCTGCCGTTTGGCGGCTACGTGCGGTTCCTGGGCGATGCCAATGCGGCCTCGGCGGGGGCCGACGGCGAAGCGATGAGCGAGATGGACGCCAAGGAGCGTCGCCGTTCAATGCCCGGCGCGCCCTTGTGGGCAAGGGCGGCGACGGTTGCGGCAGGTCCGATCTTCAACTTCATCCTGTCCATCGCGATCTTTGCGGGCGTCGTTCTGGTCGGCGGTCGCGCCGCCGATGACGCCATTGTCGGCGGCCTTGTGCCCGTGCCCGAAGACGTTCTGGTGCTGGAGCAGGGCGATCTGATTACCGCGATCGAGGGTCAGCCGGTGGCGGCCCTTGCAGATGTGTACGAGCTTGGCCGCTCGCTCGATCCGCAGCGCAGCCTGACCTACGACATCGTGCGCGACGGTGACGCGATGCAGGTGCAGGCCGCTTTCCCGCTGCTGCCCATCGTGGGCTCGGTCGCGCCGCAATCCGCCGCGATTGCCGCAGGCATTGCCGAGGGCGACGTGATCATGTCCGTCGATGGCGCGCCGATCTACGGCTTCAGCCAATTGCGCGCGGCGGTCGACGCGTCCGAGGGGGCAGAATTGGACCTGATCGTCTGGCGCGCCGGAGAGATGTTGGAACTGACCCTCGCGCCGCGCTCGACCGACCTGCCGACCGACGAAGGGTTCGAGACACGCTGGCTGATCGGCATCACCGGCGGCCTGATCTTCGAGCCGGAAATCCGGTCCGTTGGCGCCTGGGAGGCGGTGACCTTCGGCGCAAAGCAGACGTGGTTCATCATCGAATCGTCCCTGTCGGGCCTGTCGCATATCATTAGCGGCGCCATTTCGACCTGTAACCTGCAAGGTCCCCTTGGCATTGCCGAGACATCCGGTGCGGCGGCGTCCCAGGGCCTGGACAACTTCATCTGGTTCATTGCGGTCCTGTCCACGGCAGTGGGCCTCCTGAACCTTTTCCCGATCCCGGTTCTGGACGGTGGTCACCTTGTGTTTCACGCCTACGAGGCGGTGTCAGGCAAGCCGCCCTCGGACAAGGTGCTGCGCCTCTTCATGACTGTTGGCCTGACGCTTCTGTTGTCGCTGATGCTGTTTGCCCTGAGCAACGACATCTTCTGCCCCTGA
- the bamA gene encoding outer membrane protein assembly factor BamA: protein MVLRALLHLARCVRLFVAPALIVLSLVAVAVPVDAQTFRFNSFDVQGNTRTNDASVLQVAGLSPGTTASAGQVNDALQRLQNSGLFESVEVAPSGNTLVITVVEYPTINRIAIEGNRRLDDDELLVLLESTPRRVFSPITAERDAAAIAEAYRVTGRLTATATPQIIRRNENRVDLVFEVTEGAVVETQRIAFVGNRDYSDRRLRQVLESTQAGLFNRLIRSDTFIEDRIALDRQLLTDFYQDRGYIDFAIQSVTPELSPDRGAYFVTFSVREGQSYRIGNMSVTSQLPGANPAVFQEAINVRQGVRYSPRIIDNVITRMENLASDQGLRFVRIEPVLTRDNANLIINVEFVISRGERVFVERIDIEGNQTTLDRVIRRQFDVVEGDPMDARQIRAAAERIRATGFFADVQVAGRQGTTEEQVIIDVDVEEQPTGSLGFSASYSTDGGAGLAVDFSEENFLGRGQALAVGFNTSDGSQSLNFSFTEPAFLRRDLALGLSAYYAVNQANDSDAEAVTYGAGTSVAFPLSEDSRLLLFYNYDHDELTGLVAGEDSQILIDEPREADTSRVGFTYSFDNRDTGLNPNAGVAFALTGEYAGLGGDTEFVRARVRALAETRVAREEVTLRATFEGGAINGLDGGTRLANRFSLNSRQLRGFESGGTGPRDTVAVGGGTNESALGGNYFAVARFEAAFPIGLPEEYGISGGAFFDVGSVWGLDDTRGGAVDDDLYWRSVVGVSIFWDTALGPLRFNFSHPLEYQDFDRTREFDFTVEARF from the coding sequence ATGGTCCTTCGTGCACTTCTGCACTTGGCGCGTTGCGTCAGGCTATTTGTTGCTCCGGCGTTGATTGTCTTGTCGCTTGTCGCTGTCGCCGTACCGGTTGACGCGCAAACGTTCCGTTTCAACAGCTTTGATGTTCAGGGCAATACGCGCACCAACGACGCTTCGGTGTTGCAGGTGGCGGGGCTTTCGCCGGGCACCACCGCGTCAGCGGGGCAGGTCAATGACGCACTGCAACGCTTGCAGAACTCGGGTCTGTTCGAATCAGTGGAAGTCGCGCCGAGTGGCAATACGCTGGTGATCACGGTGGTTGAATATCCCACGATCAACCGCATCGCCATCGAAGGCAACCGCCGGTTGGATGATGATGAACTTTTGGTCTTGCTGGAATCCACGCCGCGCCGCGTGTTCTCTCCGATCACCGCCGAGCGGGACGCGGCCGCGATTGCAGAGGCCTACCGCGTCACCGGTCGTCTGACCGCTACCGCCACGCCCCAGATCATCCGCCGCAACGAGAACCGCGTCGACCTGGTCTTTGAAGTGACCGAGGGTGCCGTGGTCGAGACCCAGCGCATCGCCTTCGTGGGCAACCGTGACTATTCCGACCGCCGCCTGCGTCAGGTTCTGGAGTCGACGCAAGCGGGCCTGTTCAACCGCCTGATCCGCTCGGACACCTTCATCGAAGATCGCATTGCGCTGGACCGGCAGCTTCTGACCGACTTCTATCAGGATCGTGGCTACATCGATTTCGCCATCCAGTCCGTCACGCCGGAACTCAGCCCTGATCGCGGCGCCTATTTTGTGACGTTCAGCGTGCGTGAAGGCCAAAGCTACCGAATCGGTAACATGTCGGTAACGTCACAGTTACCCGGCGCGAACCCCGCCGTGTTCCAGGAGGCCATCAACGTCCGCCAGGGCGTGCGCTACAGCCCGCGTATCATCGATAACGTGATCACCCGGATGGAGAACCTCGCCTCGGACCAGGGTCTGCGGTTCGTGCGGATCGAACCCGTTCTGACCCGCGACAATGCCAACCTGATCATCAACGTCGAGTTCGTGATTTCGCGCGGTGAGCGTGTGTTCGTGGAACGTATCGACATCGAGGGCAACCAGACAACGCTGGACCGCGTGATCCGCCGCCAGTTCGACGTCGTGGAAGGCGATCCGATGGACGCCCGCCAGATCCGCGCCGCCGCCGAGCGTATTCGCGCCACCGGCTTCTTCGCCGATGTGCAGGTTGCCGGGCGCCAGGGCACCACGGAAGAGCAGGTCATCATTGACGTCGATGTGGAAGAACAGCCCACGGGTTCTCTCGGGTTTTCGGCCAGCTACTCCACCGATGGGGGCGCGGGCCTTGCTGTCGACTTCTCGGAAGAAAATTTCCTGGGGCGCGGTCAAGCGCTGGCGGTTGGTTTCAATACGTCCGACGGGTCGCAATCGCTGAACTTCTCGTTCACGGAACCGGCGTTCCTGCGGCGCGATCTGGCCCTTGGTCTGAGCGCCTATTACGCCGTCAACCAAGCCAACGATTCCGATGCAGAGGCGGTTACCTATGGTGCGGGCACCAGCGTTGCCTTCCCGCTGAGCGAAGATAGCCGCCTGCTGTTGTTCTACAACTATGACCACGATGAATTGACGGGTCTTGTGGCGGGCGAGGATTCGCAAATCCTGATCGATGAACCCAGGGAGGCCGATACCTCCCGGGTCGGGTTCACCTATAGCTTTGACAACCGCGACACGGGCCTGAACCCCAACGCCGGCGTGGCCTTCGCCTTGACCGGTGAATATGCCGGCCTTGGCGGCGATACCGAGTTCGTCCGCGCCCGGGTCCGGGCCCTGGCCGAAACCCGCGTTGCGCGCGAAGAGGTCACGCTGCGGGCCACGTTCGAGGGGGGCGCGATCAACGGCCTAGACGGCGGCACGCGGCTCGCCAACAGGTTCTCACTCAACTCGCGCCAATTGCGCGGTTTTGAAAGCGGCGGCACAGGTCCCCGCGACACCGTGGCCGTCGGCGGCGGAACCAACGAAAGCGCGCTTGGCGGCAACTACTTCGCCGTTGCGCGGTTCGAGGCGGCCTTCCCGATTGGCCTTCCCGAGGAATACGGGATCTCGGGCGGGGCTTTCTTTGACGTTGGCTCGGTCTGGGGCCTGGATGATACGCGCGGCGGCGCGGTGGATGATGACCTCTACTGGCGCTCGGTCGTCGGTGTCTCGATCTTCTGGGACACGGCGCTTGGGCCCCTGCGGTTCAACTTCTCGCACCCGCTGGAGTACCAGGACTTTGACCGCACGCGGGAGTTCGACTTCACGGTCGAGGCGCGTTTCTAG
- a CDS encoding YbaK/EbsC family protein, which translates to MSKSLKRVRRALEEAGIAAEVLEMAEGTRTAVAAAEAAGCHLDQIAKSIIFRAETSGEAVLFVTAGGNLVNADKASAVVGEALGKADADLIRKQTGFAIGGVSPVGHLSPIRAWYDPRLLAFDVVYAAAGTPRHIFGIDPRVLVGLAGADAADFTG; encoded by the coding sequence GTGTCAAAGTCGTTGAAGCGTGTGCGGCGCGCCTTGGAAGAGGCGGGCATCGCGGCGGAAGTATTGGAAATGGCCGAGGGTACGCGCACCGCTGTCGCCGCGGCCGAAGCCGCAGGCTGCCACCTCGACCAGATCGCCAAGTCGATCATCTTCCGGGCCGAGACCAGTGGCGAGGCCGTCTTGTTCGTGACGGCCGGCGGCAACCTGGTGAACGCTGACAAGGCCAGCGCGGTGGTCGGAGAGGCCTTGGGCAAGGCCGACGCGGACCTGATCCGCAAGCAGACCGGATTTGCCATCGGGGGCGTGTCGCCCGTGGGGCACCTGTCGCCGATCCGGGCATGGTATGACCCGCGTTTGCTGGCGTTCGATGTGGTCTATGCCGCCGCGGGCACGCCGCGCCATATCTTCGGCATCGATCCCCGCGTGTTGGTCGGCCTTGCCGGAGCGGACGCGGCGGATTTCACCGGTTAA
- the fabZ gene encoding 3-hydroxyacyl-ACP dehydratase FabZ: MTADVPTTADIDLIQRILPHRYPFLLVDRVRDIVPFKSAVGLKNVTVNEPHFQGHFPGVPIMPGVTIVEAMAQTAAVMIGVSAELADKNFLVYFMGIDTCKFRRKVVPGDVLELYVEATRGKPGAKVWKFAGRATVDGELACECSFTAMMDIPAEAA, translated from the coding sequence ATGACGGCAGACGTCCCAACAACCGCCGACATCGACTTGATCCAGCGGATCTTGCCACACCGCTATCCGTTCCTGCTGGTGGACCGCGTGCGCGACATCGTGCCGTTCAAATCCGCCGTCGGCCTCAAGAACGTCACTGTGAACGAGCCGCATTTCCAGGGCCACTTTCCCGGCGTTCCGATCATGCCCGGCGTCACCATCGTGGAAGCCATGGCGCAGACGGCAGCGGTGATGATCGGCGTCTCGGCTGAACTGGCGGACAAGAACTTCCTTGTCTATTTCATGGGCATCGACACCTGTAAATTCCGCCGCAAGGTGGTGCCCGGCGATGTGCTGGAACTGTACGTCGAGGCCACGCGCGGCAAGCCCGGCGCCAAGGTCTGGAAGTTTGCCGGTCGTGCCACGGTGGACGGCGAACTGGCGTGCGAATGCAGCTTCACGGCGATGATGGATATCCCGGCGGAGGCCGCCTAG